The following proteins are encoded in a genomic region of Pseudomonadota bacterium:
- the fdhF gene encoding formate dehydrogenase subunit alpha — protein MLRITIDGREFECEGSQTVLDVARQNGINIPALCYHAKTGKAGRCRACLVEIEGVNGLKESCALPVRDKMAVRTATPRVLEARRMVVELLLADGHHNCISCQANGACELQKMAYDLGIERPGIRIDSAPSPLDESSQGIVREADKCIECGRCVSACQNGVVNEVLAFGYRGKHTKVVCDEDVPMGESTCVQCGECVQICPVGALVLRQPKDRKIRPIETQATKVTCPYCGVGCQIDFHVKDNKYAFAMAHEQRWNEQPNKGMLCVKGRFGLDFVDAPDRLRTPLVRKNGELQPTTWDEALATVAERLGKVKAAHGADAIGFFTSAKVTNEENYALMRFARAVVGTNNIDHCARLUHSSTVAGLAATLGSGAMTNSLEEVLDAKVIFLIGSNTTDNHPVFGALIKRAVKQNGAKLIVCDPRRIDLVKFSDLWLQQRNGTDVALLQGLQHIILRDGLEAKEYVAERCEGFDEYKKSLEPFTPEKVEEITGVPRDLLEKTARLFATGGRGALYYCMGITQHSHGVDNVKACVNLQLLTGNIGFLGGGVNPLRGQSNVQGACDMGGLPNVFTGYQPVTDENARKKFSERWKAPELSAKPGLTLTDMIGACGDKIRALYVLGENPLMSDPNLHHVEESLAKLDLLVVQDIFLTETAKRADVVLPGVTFAEKTGTISNTERRVQLSNQAIRPTGDARQDYEIVADLAARFGHEFPRSPEALFEEIRALTPSYAGITFDRIREVGIQWPCPNEGHPGTKFLHRDKFSRGKGVLTPLAYKPPAEEPDAEWNMTLSTGRLLEHFHTGSMTRRSAILDFIVKTGHVEIHPSDAAKHGLATGDEVRVSTRRGEITTRVLVTDRVAPSSIFVPFHFAEAAANVLTNDALDPVSRIPEYKVCAARIRPAARA, from the coding sequence ATCTTGCGTATTACAATCGACGGGCGCGAGTTCGAGTGCGAAGGAAGTCAGACCGTTCTCGACGTGGCGCGCCAAAACGGCATCAACATCCCCGCCCTGTGCTACCACGCGAAGACCGGCAAGGCCGGCAGGTGCCGTGCGTGCCTCGTCGAGATCGAGGGCGTAAACGGCCTGAAGGAGTCGTGCGCGCTCCCCGTTCGCGACAAGATGGCCGTCCGCACCGCGACCCCGCGCGTCCTCGAGGCGAGGCGGATGGTCGTGGAGCTGCTCCTCGCCGACGGCCACCACAACTGCATCTCGTGCCAGGCGAACGGCGCCTGCGAGCTGCAGAAGATGGCGTACGACCTCGGCATCGAGCGGCCCGGGATCCGCATCGACAGCGCGCCGTCACCCCTCGACGAGTCGTCCCAGGGCATCGTGCGCGAGGCTGACAAGTGCATCGAGTGCGGCCGCTGCGTCAGCGCGTGCCAGAACGGCGTCGTCAACGAGGTGCTCGCCTTCGGCTACAGGGGCAAGCACACCAAGGTCGTGTGCGACGAGGACGTGCCGATGGGCGAGTCGACCTGCGTGCAGTGCGGCGAGTGCGTGCAGATCTGCCCGGTCGGCGCGCTCGTCCTGCGCCAGCCCAAGGACCGGAAGATCCGGCCGATCGAGACGCAGGCGACGAAGGTCACGTGCCCGTACTGCGGCGTCGGCTGCCAGATCGATTTTCACGTCAAGGACAACAAGTACGCGTTCGCCATGGCGCACGAGCAGCGCTGGAACGAGCAGCCGAACAAGGGGATGCTCTGCGTCAAGGGCCGCTTCGGGCTCGACTTCGTCGACGCCCCCGACCGGCTCCGCACTCCGCTCGTCCGCAAGAACGGCGAGCTGCAACCCACGACCTGGGACGAGGCGCTCGCGACCGTCGCGGAGCGGCTTGGGAAGGTCAAGGCCGCCCACGGCGCGGACGCGATCGGCTTCTTCACGTCCGCGAAGGTCACGAACGAGGAGAACTACGCGCTCATGCGCTTCGCGAGGGCGGTCGTCGGCACCAACAACATCGACCACTGCGCACGATTGTGACACAGCTCAACCGTGGCCGGTCTGGCCGCAACCCTCGGCTCGGGCGCCATGACGAACAGCCTCGAGGAGGTCCTCGACGCGAAGGTGATCTTCCTGATTGGATCCAACACGACCGACAACCACCCGGTGTTCGGCGCGCTCATCAAGCGCGCGGTGAAGCAGAACGGCGCGAAGCTGATCGTCTGCGACCCGAGGCGGATCGATCTCGTCAAGTTCTCCGACCTCTGGCTCCAGCAGCGCAACGGGACCGACGTCGCCTTGCTCCAGGGGCTCCAGCACATCATCCTCCGCGACGGGCTGGAGGCCAAGGAATACGTCGCCGAGCGCTGCGAGGGGTTCGACGAGTACAAGAAGTCGCTCGAGCCCTTCACGCCCGAGAAGGTCGAGGAGATCACGGGCGTCCCGCGGGACCTCCTCGAGAAGACCGCGCGGCTCTTCGCGACGGGAGGCCGCGGCGCGCTGTACTACTGCATGGGCATCACGCAGCACAGCCACGGCGTCGACAACGTCAAGGCGTGCGTCAACCTCCAGCTTCTCACGGGCAACATCGGGTTCCTGGGCGGCGGCGTGAACCCGCTGCGCGGCCAGAGCAACGTGCAGGGCGCCTGCGACATGGGCGGGCTGCCGAACGTCTTCACCGGCTACCAGCCGGTGACCGACGAGAACGCGCGCAAGAAGTTCTCCGAGCGATGGAAGGCGCCCGAGCTCTCCGCGAAGCCCGGCCTGACCCTGACGGACATGATCGGCGCCTGCGGCGACAAGATCCGCGCGCTCTACGTGCTCGGGGAGAACCCGCTCATGTCCGATCCCAACCTGCACCACGTGGAGGAGAGCCTCGCGAAGCTCGATCTGCTCGTCGTTCAGGACATCTTCCTCACGGAGACCGCCAAGCGCGCCGACGTGGTGCTCCCGGGCGTCACCTTCGCCGAGAAGACCGGCACCATCTCCAACACGGAGCGGCGCGTGCAGCTCTCGAACCAGGCGATCCGGCCCACGGGCGACGCGCGCCAGGACTACGAGATCGTCGCGGATCTCGCCGCGCGGTTCGGACACGAGTTCCCGCGCAGCCCCGAGGCGCTGTTCGAGGAGATCCGCGCGCTCACGCCGTCGTACGCGGGCATCACCTTCGACAGGATCCGCGAGGTCGGCATCCAGTGGCCGTGCCCGAACGAGGGGCACCCGGGCACCAAGTTCCTGCACCGCGACAAGTTCTCGCGCGGCAAGGGGGTGCTGACGCCGCTCGCGTACAAGCCGCCCGCGGAGGAGCCGGACGCGGAATGGAACATGACGCTCTCGACGGGGCGGCTCCTAGAGCACTTCCACACCGGGAGCATGACCCGGCGCTCCGCCATCCTCGACTTCATCGTGAAGACCGGGCACGTCGAGATCCACCCGTCCGACGCCGCGAAGCACGGCCTCGCGACGGGCGACGAGGTCCGCGTGTCGACCCGCCGCGGCGAGATCACGACCCGGGTGCTCGTCACCGACCGCGTCGCGCCGTCCTCGATCTTCGTGCCGTTCCACTTCGCCGAGGCGGCGGCCAACGTCCTCACGAACGACGCCCTCGACCCGGTGTCCAGGATCCCCGAGTACAAGGTTTGTGCGGCCCGCATCCGACCGGCCGCCAGAGCGTGA